The proteins below come from a single Mycobacterium parmense genomic window:
- a CDS encoding acetyl-CoA acetyltransferase has product MPIPRRTPVVVAVGEITHRDDGVVDPIDLASEAVRRALQDSGAAIGHRIDMVATPGILMIPRDNPATRIAEAAGLAPIRRISCPVGGNTPQYLVEVLGARIARGVSDAVLVVGAESGASARRVGSGQVRRDPKPVEGRDESLGDTRPGLSAAEMCAGLRWPHQVYPVFESAIAARSGRTFDEQRRWLGNLMAPFTLEASRHPGQAWFPRARTASELSSVSPTNRMVCEPYPKMLNSIITVDMAAAFVMMAAEVADEIGVPRDRWVFPWCAATCNDVYFPVQRPDLSRSAGIRAVGRALLAACDLSADDIGWFDLYSCFPSAVEVAIEALDLDPADPRGFTVTGGLPYHGGPGNNYVSHSIVEMVRRCRSEPDALGLVSGLGWYITKHSLGLWSATPPPTGWQTPDMAEAQAAIDATAVPVASAADTSGRATIDGYTVVHDRDVGPSWVPVLARLPDGRRVAARNDDAKVAKEMSKEMMVGRQVTVRPADQRVEFELP; this is encoded by the coding sequence TTGCCGATTCCACGCCGCACTCCGGTCGTCGTCGCAGTTGGTGAGATCACGCACCGCGACGACGGTGTCGTTGACCCCATCGATTTGGCTTCCGAGGCCGTGCGTCGAGCATTGCAGGACTCGGGCGCTGCTATCGGGCATCGAATCGATATGGTGGCGACGCCCGGAATCTTGATGATTCCGCGTGACAATCCTGCGACGAGGATTGCCGAAGCGGCTGGGCTGGCGCCAATACGGCGCATCAGTTGTCCGGTTGGCGGTAATACGCCTCAGTACCTCGTTGAGGTGCTCGGCGCCCGCATCGCGCGCGGTGTCAGCGACGCGGTGTTAGTCGTCGGAGCGGAGAGCGGCGCGTCAGCTCGTAGGGTTGGATCGGGTCAGGTGCGACGAGACCCGAAACCCGTTGAGGGCCGGGATGAGTCACTTGGCGATACTCGCCCCGGTCTGAGCGCGGCCGAGATGTGTGCTGGACTGCGTTGGCCGCACCAGGTGTACCCGGTCTTCGAATCGGCGATTGCGGCTCGATCGGGCCGGACCTTCGATGAGCAGCGTCGCTGGCTGGGAAACCTGATGGCCCCCTTCACGCTCGAAGCATCGAGGCATCCCGGCCAGGCATGGTTTCCGCGCGCGCGCACTGCCAGTGAGCTCAGCTCGGTCTCGCCAACTAACCGGATGGTGTGCGAGCCATATCCCAAGATGCTCAACAGCATTATCACCGTCGATATGGCAGCCGCCTTCGTCATGATGGCTGCCGAAGTCGCCGACGAAATCGGTGTTCCTCGTGACCGATGGGTTTTCCCATGGTGCGCGGCCACTTGCAACGACGTGTACTTTCCGGTTCAGCGGCCCGATCTCAGTCGGTCCGCGGGAATTCGCGCTGTCGGACGGGCGCTCCTAGCTGCCTGCGACCTTTCCGCCGATGACATCGGATGGTTCGATTTGTACTCCTGCTTCCCTTCCGCGGTCGAAGTTGCGATCGAGGCGCTCGATCTCGATCCAGCGGATCCACGCGGGTTCACGGTGACCGGTGGATTGCCCTACCACGGAGGACCGGGTAACAACTATGTCAGCCACTCGATTGTGGAGATGGTTCGACGCTGCCGAAGCGAACCGGACGCCCTAGGACTGGTTTCCGGATTAGGTTGGTACATCACGAAGCACTCGTTGGGCCTATGGTCGGCGACGCCGCCGCCGACTGGGTGGCAGACACCGGACATGGCGGAAGCGCAGGCCGCGATTGATGCGACTGCGGTTCCAGTCGCTTCTGCCGCCGACACATCCGGTAGGGCAACGATCGACGGCTACACGGTGGTACACGACCGCGACGTTGGCCCTTCGTGGGTGCCTGTTCTCGCGCGTCTACCCGACGGCCGGCGCGTCGCGGCTCGCAACGACGATGCGAAGGTGGCGAAGGAAATGTCAAAAGAGATGATGGTCGGACGTCAGGTAACTGTGCGGCCCGCTGATCAGCGCGTCGAATTCGAACTGCCATGA
- a CDS encoding alpha/beta fold hydrolase — MTVTCERIRTEDGVTLTADFYRHDTARAVVLLLHGGGQNRHAWTTTARRLHARGYTVVAYDARGHGDSGWDPTGRYELAGLTSDLLAVREHASDDRPPVVVGASLGGMTILGTHLLAPADLWSAVVLVDITPRMEFHGARRVVSFMAAHPDGFGTLDDAADVIAQYNPHRARPESLDGLRKVLRQRDDGRWIWRWDPAFITSNFQFLQGDPATGAEQFDAISELLVEGARRVQAPTLLVRGVLSDVTSQQSVDEFLQVVPHAEAVDVSGTGHMVAGDDNDAFTAAVAGFLDRTIANSA; from the coding sequence ATGACTGTTACCTGCGAGCGAATCCGCACCGAAGACGGCGTCACCCTCACGGCGGATTTCTACCGGCACGACACCGCCCGCGCCGTCGTACTTCTCCTGCATGGTGGTGGTCAAAATCGCCACGCTTGGACCACCACGGCGCGCCGGTTGCATGCGCGCGGTTACACCGTCGTCGCCTACGATGCCCGAGGCCACGGCGATAGCGGGTGGGACCCGACTGGGCGATACGAACTCGCAGGACTCACATCCGATCTGCTGGCTGTGCGCGAACATGCGAGTGACGACCGCCCGCCGGTGGTCGTTGGTGCGTCGTTGGGTGGCATGACCATTTTGGGAACCCATCTGCTGGCACCAGCCGATTTGTGGTCAGCAGTCGTTCTTGTCGACATCACCCCGCGAATGGAGTTCCACGGTGCACGCCGCGTCGTGTCATTTATGGCCGCCCATCCCGACGGATTCGGCACGCTCGACGACGCGGCCGACGTCATCGCCCAATACAATCCGCACCGCGCTCGTCCCGAAAGCCTGGACGGACTGCGAAAAGTGTTGCGCCAACGCGACGATGGCAGGTGGATTTGGCGATGGGATCCGGCTTTCATCACCTCTAATTTTCAGTTCCTGCAAGGTGACCCCGCCACTGGTGCCGAACAGTTCGACGCGATCAGCGAACTGCTTGTTGAGGGGGCCCGTCGCGTGCAGGCACCAACGCTTCTGGTGCGCGGCGTCCTCTCGGATGTGACATCGCAGCAGTCGGTCGATGAATTCCTCCAGGTTGTCCCGCACGCCGAAGCGGTGGACGTTTCCGGCACAGGTCACATGGTGGCCGGCGACGACAACGACGCCTTCACTGCAGCAGTCGCCGGATTTCTCGACCGCACGATAGCCAATTCGGCCTGA
- a CDS encoding zinc-dependent alcohol dehydrogenase, translated as MKADALVLTKPRALERRTLAVPPVDGHSGVLRIEACGLCGTDHEQYSGHLPAGFAFVPGHEIVGVVEAVGDAASARWGVSAGDRVAVEVFRSCRECDACRRGEYRRCSRNGLATMFGFVDVNIDPGLWGGYATHLHLPFDSMLLSIPDRLDPIVATLFNPLGAGIKWAATLPETASGDVVAVLGPGIRGICSAVAAKESGAAFVAMTGLGPRDRPRLAAASKFGVDLTIDVTREDPVKALQRATGQLADVVVDVTAKAPGAFADAVALARPGGRVVIAGTRGGGGAPGFEPDLLVFKELRVLGSLGVDYPAYQSAIELLVSGRWPFDELSRDVAGFAGLPRLLDVLADGEPGTIPALHNVFVPMA; from the coding sequence ATGAAGGCCGATGCGCTCGTGCTGACCAAGCCGCGCGCCCTCGAGCGGCGCACTCTTGCGGTACCGCCCGTCGACGGCCACTCCGGAGTCCTTCGGATCGAGGCGTGCGGGCTCTGCGGAACCGATCACGAGCAGTACAGCGGTCACCTACCAGCGGGCTTCGCCTTCGTCCCGGGACATGAAATCGTCGGTGTCGTTGAGGCAGTCGGTGACGCCGCAAGCGCGCGTTGGGGTGTGTCGGCAGGTGATCGGGTTGCGGTCGAGGTTTTTCGATCGTGCCGGGAGTGCGACGCGTGCCGCCGAGGTGAGTATCGCAGGTGCTCGCGCAACGGACTGGCCACGATGTTCGGCTTCGTCGACGTAAACATCGATCCCGGCCTGTGGGGAGGGTACGCAACGCACCTGCATCTGCCCTTCGATTCCATGCTGTTGTCGATTCCAGACAGACTCGACCCGATTGTCGCTACGTTGTTCAACCCGCTGGGCGCGGGAATCAAATGGGCTGCCACGCTGCCGGAGACCGCGTCAGGCGACGTCGTCGCAGTCCTGGGGCCAGGCATCCGCGGCATCTGCTCGGCCGTAGCAGCGAAGGAATCCGGAGCGGCATTCGTCGCTATGACCGGACTCGGACCACGCGATCGACCACGGTTAGCCGCAGCGTCCAAGTTCGGCGTGGACCTGACCATTGACGTGACCCGTGAAGACCCGGTCAAGGCCCTGCAACGAGCGACCGGTCAACTCGCAGACGTCGTCGTCGACGTCACCGCCAAAGCGCCAGGTGCATTCGCTGACGCCGTCGCACTTGCTCGACCAGGCGGACGCGTGGTGATCGCCGGCACCCGCGGCGGCGGCGGAGCACCAGGCTTCGAGCCAGACCTCCTCGTTTTCAAAGAACTACGCGTCCTCGGCTCGCTGGGGGTCGATTACCCCGCCTATCAGAGCGCGATCGAATTGCTCGTCTCTGGGCGTTGGCCCTTCGATGAACTATCCCGGGACGTCGCCGGTTTCGCGGGCCTACCACGATTACTCGACGTCTTAGCCGATGGCGAGCCGGGCACGATTCCGGCCTTGCACAACGTCTTCGTACCGATGGCCTGA
- a CDS encoding NADH-quinone oxidoreductase subunit I — translation MSGTRRGHFYIDDTCIGCGACEHSCPGRVDAISKKADDFLGRFVIDLDECIDCGKCVPLCPVDCIHDGRVEAAFVPDNGYTKIGKLYDWAARKDS, via the coding sequence ATGAGCGGCACTCGGCGAGGCCATTTCTACATCGATGACACGTGCATCGGGTGCGGAGCGTGTGAGCACTCGTGCCCGGGACGGGTCGATGCCATATCCAAGAAGGCCGACGATTTCCTGGGCCGATTCGTCATCGACCTCGATGAATGCATCGACTGCGGGAAGTGCGTCCCGCTGTGCCCCGTCGATTGTATTCACGACGGGCGGGTCGAGGCGGCATTTGTCCCGGACAATGGCTACACGAAGATCGGAAAGCTATACGACTGGGCAGCGCGCAAAGATAGCTGA
- a CDS encoding SCP2 sterol-binding domain-containing protein — MGVFKDGVEATKYIAGIFEEAVDDESIADQLAASGVVLQLNCSDPDIQVTVDMPNKKVFTGNCDIKPTVAMFMTSDMANRFWQGNLNLAVALAKGQVRAKGPVPKILKLIPVAKKLFPRYEELLRAEGRTDLLVV; from the coding sequence ATGGGCGTTTTCAAAGACGGCGTCGAGGCAACGAAGTACATTGCCGGGATCTTCGAGGAGGCGGTGGACGATGAGTCGATCGCCGATCAACTAGCGGCATCCGGTGTTGTGCTGCAGCTCAACTGCTCTGACCCGGATATCCAGGTTACGGTCGACATGCCTAATAAGAAGGTGTTCACCGGGAACTGTGACATCAAGCCTACCGTAGCGATGTTCATGACCTCTGACATGGCCAACCGGTTTTGGCAGGGCAACCTCAATCTCGCTGTCGCGCTGGCCAAAGGCCAGGTCCGCGCCAAGGGGCCGGTTCCAAAGATCCTGAAGCTTATTCCCGTCGCCAAGAAGCTTTTCCCGCGGTACGAGGAGCTGCTGCGGGCTGAGGGCCGTACTGACCTGCTGGTTGTTTGA
- a CDS encoding ferritin-like domain-containing protein, which produces MTEMLTQMQALPSETPLEDEALAAYEKKFREDNTIWAELLQENLDRLGRGSFSLHWMNTDKANWGVRARPSSRGLTYTDINRPPAYGTLPEHTTWRNFAPRGSVREPYVDQMPTIDAYDILDKKEAWADNVMTLYEEAKARQWNSTSDIPWNELEPASEDLEKAACQLATSLTEVEFVAGDFPSRWVYRTSPDFYEVKNFLVTQMMDEARHMEVFRKRALAGGGGLLHASPALEWALKAILESPSHTQGTFLLNVLGEGLVLTIFRAGEYLSKTHVDKEIFRRCMQDEARHVSYGTLELKNFLDSSTDREKALSDMHRFADLGEQIILTALSSPGLLEPLAVLMGGGVDKIDEGMEGVSFLWGTIIEEYLQRCERAGFDRREKVTIPLEMPWTA; this is translated from the coding sequence ATGACCGAGATGCTGACCCAGATGCAGGCGCTTCCCAGTGAAACTCCGCTCGAAGACGAGGCGTTGGCGGCTTACGAGAAGAAGTTTCGGGAGGACAACACGATTTGGGCTGAGTTGTTGCAGGAGAACCTCGACCGGCTCGGGCGCGGCTCGTTTTCGCTGCACTGGATGAACACCGACAAGGCCAATTGGGGTGTTCGCGCGCGCCCGAGTTCGCGGGGGTTGACCTATACCGACATCAACCGCCCGCCAGCCTACGGCACGCTGCCCGAGCACACGACGTGGCGCAACTTCGCCCCGCGCGGCTCTGTGCGTGAGCCCTATGTTGACCAGATGCCGACCATCGACGCTTATGACATCCTCGACAAGAAGGAGGCCTGGGCGGACAACGTCATGACGCTGTATGAGGAGGCCAAGGCACGGCAGTGGAACTCCACCAGCGATATTCCGTGGAACGAGCTGGAGCCCGCCAGTGAGGATCTGGAGAAGGCGGCGTGCCAGCTGGCTACCTCTTTGACGGAGGTTGAGTTCGTCGCCGGTGACTTTCCGTCGCGGTGGGTGTATCGCACCTCACCGGATTTCTACGAGGTTAAGAACTTCCTCGTGACGCAGATGATGGACGAGGCCCGCCACATGGAGGTGTTCCGAAAGCGTGCCCTCGCCGGCGGGGGAGGCTTGTTGCACGCCAGCCCGGCCCTGGAGTGGGCACTGAAGGCGATCCTCGAGTCGCCGAGCCACACCCAGGGCACGTTCCTGCTGAACGTGCTGGGCGAAGGGCTTGTCCTTACGATTTTCCGGGCCGGGGAGTACCTGTCCAAGACGCATGTCGACAAGGAGATCTTCCGGCGCTGCATGCAGGACGAGGCCCGTCACGTGTCGTACGGGACCCTGGAATTGAAGAACTTCCTCGACAGCTCGACTGATCGGGAAAAGGCGCTTTCGGATATGCATCGCTTCGCCGATCTTGGCGAGCAGATCATCCTCACCGCACTGAGCAGTCCCGGGCTGTTGGAACCGCTGGCCGTTCTTATGGGCGGTGGAGTGGACAAGATCGACGAAGGTATGGAGGGTGTGTCGTTCCTGTGGGGGACGATTATTGAGGAGTACCTGCAGCGCTGTGAGCGGGCCGGGTTTGACCGTCGCGAGAAGGTGACGATCCCCTTGGAGATGCCGTGGACGGCGTAA
- a CDS encoding SDR family NAD(P)-dependent oxidoreductase has translation MKVNRLRPRVVVVTGAASGIGRATAIRFAKLGAHVVVSDIDLDAAQATTAMIRGHARSASAAQLDVIDPDAWEALARSVLADYGYADVLVNNAGILVGGPFLELRPSDWERQLGVNLMGVVHGCRFFGAQMVEHGGGHIVNIASAAAFTPTPVMSPYSVSKAGVKMLTECLRLELGPKGIGVSAICPGVINTNIGDRAVVVGVNHELIEQGKQFTKKLQEFGEKFPISPMSPDLVARAAVRAVRFDLAVVPVRTEAWLGYFMLRIAPAVNRRMTQPFSVEALQRLGTRLLSTQRATNQDKLVPRRADSAASVVSTGK, from the coding sequence GTGAAGGTCAATCGGTTGCGTCCACGCGTGGTGGTGGTCACCGGGGCTGCAAGCGGTATTGGCCGGGCGACAGCGATCAGGTTTGCCAAGCTCGGCGCCCATGTCGTGGTGTCCGACATCGATCTGGATGCGGCACAAGCGACCACGGCGATGATCCGTGGTCATGCCCGCAGCGCGTCGGCGGCGCAATTGGATGTTATCGACCCCGATGCCTGGGAGGCGCTCGCTCGCAGCGTGTTAGCCGATTACGGATACGCCGATGTGCTGGTCAATAACGCAGGAATCTTGGTGGGCGGCCCGTTCTTAGAGCTGCGTCCGTCGGATTGGGAACGCCAACTCGGTGTGAACCTAATGGGCGTCGTTCATGGGTGCCGTTTCTTCGGCGCCCAGATGGTTGAACACGGCGGTGGCCATATCGTCAATATCGCCTCGGCGGCGGCATTCACGCCCACCCCGGTTATGTCGCCGTACTCGGTTTCCAAAGCGGGCGTGAAGATGCTGACCGAATGCCTGCGGCTCGAGCTCGGACCGAAAGGCATCGGCGTCAGCGCGATATGCCCGGGTGTGATCAATACCAATATAGGTGATCGCGCGGTGGTTGTCGGCGTCAACCACGAACTGATCGAACAAGGAAAACAGTTCACCAAGAAGCTCCAGGAATTTGGCGAGAAGTTTCCGATCTCACCGATGAGTCCCGACCTCGTCGCTCGCGCCGCCGTGCGTGCTGTACGGTTTGATCTCGCGGTCGTACCGGTGCGCACCGAGGCCTGGCTGGGCTATTTCATGCTCCGCATTGCCCCCGCTGTCAACCGCCGTATGACACAACCATTCTCAGTGGAGGCGTTGCAGCGGCTGGGCACTCGCCTGTTGAGCACCCAGCGCGCCACGAACCAGGACAAACTTGTCCCCCGTCGAGCCGATTCGGCGGCGTCGGTCGTCAGCACGGGAAAGTAG
- a CDS encoding carboxylesterase/lipase family protein — protein MHLRTVCTTVTSGLVEGFSRDGVTRWRSIPYAEPPVGALRLRAPRPIEPWEGVLPCHRFRYCAPQPRKYTFVGLGKYQPMSEDCLTLNVVAPDTRYERPLPVMVFIHGGAYFLGSSATPVYDGASLARKGCVFVSVNYRLGALGAVDLSSLSTDAFRIDDNLYLRDLVMALRWVRDNIASFGGNPDAVTIFGESAGAHAVATLLAVPAAKGLFAQAISESPAGGLASSREQSEEYAARFAAILGARRRDAAAVLLTAPPTDLVATLDHLIMQESRNAPGVYPVGPTYGTDYLPLDPMDSLRLGKAHRVPLVVGNNAEEAKLFTRFLKLLPTNEPKIELLLSTVESADRERITAAYPSYPKAAACIELGGDFTFASVVWQIADAHSAHAPVYVYRYDYAPRTLRWSGLGATHATELLAVFDVYRTRLGRLLSAAGDKYTALRITEDVQSRWCAFARTGVPGAGWPSHVSADHAVMIFDRTSRVECDPLAVRRQAWEGFTFRRP, from the coding sequence ATGCACCTTCGTACCGTCTGCACCACAGTAACTTCCGGCTTGGTCGAGGGTTTCTCCCGAGACGGCGTGACCAGGTGGCGATCCATCCCCTACGCCGAGCCGCCCGTCGGGGCGTTGCGCCTAAGAGCCCCCCGGCCAATCGAGCCGTGGGAGGGAGTCTTGCCGTGTCACCGTTTCAGGTACTGTGCACCACAGCCGCGCAAATACACTTTTGTTGGCCTCGGCAAATATCAGCCGATGAGCGAAGACTGCCTGACGCTGAACGTCGTCGCGCCCGACACCAGATACGAGCGGCCGTTACCTGTGATGGTGTTCATCCATGGCGGCGCATACTTCCTCGGCAGCTCCGCGACACCGGTATATGACGGGGCATCGTTGGCTCGCAAGGGGTGCGTGTTCGTGTCAGTTAATTACCGGCTGGGCGCGCTTGGAGCAGTTGACCTCTCGTCTCTGTCTACCGACGCCTTCCGCATCGACGACAATCTTTATCTGCGTGATCTGGTTATGGCGCTCCGTTGGGTGCGTGACAACATCGCAAGCTTCGGCGGCAATCCCGACGCTGTGACGATATTCGGCGAGAGCGCAGGGGCACACGCAGTGGCGACGCTGTTGGCTGTTCCAGCTGCTAAAGGGCTGTTCGCTCAAGCCATTTCTGAGAGCCCCGCGGGAGGTTTGGCTAGTTCCCGTGAACAATCTGAAGAATACGCCGCAAGGTTTGCGGCGATTCTCGGAGCTCGGAGGCGAGACGCTGCCGCGGTCTTGCTGACCGCGCCGCCGACCGACCTCGTAGCGACTTTGGATCATCTGATCATGCAGGAAAGCCGCAACGCGCCGGGCGTATATCCGGTCGGTCCCACATATGGAACCGACTACCTGCCGCTGGATCCAATGGATTCGTTGCGCTTGGGAAAAGCACACCGAGTGCCTCTCGTCGTGGGTAACAATGCGGAAGAAGCCAAGCTGTTCACCCGCTTCCTGAAACTACTGCCAACGAACGAACCCAAGATCGAGCTGCTGCTATCGACTGTGGAATCTGCTGACCGTGAGCGGATTACGGCGGCGTACCCCTCTTATCCGAAAGCCGCTGCTTGTATTGAATTGGGAGGCGACTTCACGTTCGCATCGGTCGTATGGCAGATCGCCGACGCGCACAGCGCACACGCTCCGGTATACGTGTACCGCTATGACTACGCTCCGCGCACGTTGCGATGGTCCGGGCTGGGGGCCACTCATGCTACCGAATTGCTCGCAGTTTTCGACGTCTACAGAACGCGGTTGGGTCGGCTGCTCAGCGCGGCAGGCGACAAATATACGGCGCTGCGCATTACCGAGGATGTCCAGTCGCGGTGGTGCGCCTTCGCCCGCACAGGCGTGCCTGGCGCGGGTTGGCCCAGCCACGTCAGTGCCGACCATGCGGTGATGATCTTCGACAGGACATCGCGGGTCGAGTGTGACCCGCTTGCGGTTCGGCGCCAGGCGTGGGAGGGATTTACCTTCCGCCGCCCCTGA
- a CDS encoding IS110 family RNA-guided transposase — protein sequence MAAGQLWAGVDVGKEHHWVCVVDNSGTVVLSRRLGNEEQPIRALIGEIDSLADQVAWTVDLTTVYAALLLTVLADAGKSVRYLAGRAVWQASAVYRGGEAKTDAKDARVIADQSRMRGDDLPLLHPDDDLITELRLLTAHRADLVADRTRTINRLRQQLVAVCPALERAAQLSADRGWVVLLARYQRPKAIRQTGISRLTRILADAGVRNAAAIAAAAVAAAKTQTVRLPGEQVAAGLIADLAQGVIALDDRIKTTDADIEDRFRRHPLAEVITSIPGMGFRLGAEFLAAVGDPELIGSADQLAAWAGLAPVSRDSGKRTGRLHTPKRYSRRLRRVMYMSALTAIRCDPASRAYYQRKRNQGKRPIPATICLARRRTNVLYALIRDNRTWQPDSPPITQSAA from the coding sequence ATGGCAGCGGGCCAGTTGTGGGCTGGGGTTGATGTCGGCAAGGAACATCACTGGGTGTGCGTGGTCGACAACAGCGGCACGGTGGTGTTGTCGCGCAGACTCGGCAACGAGGAGCAACCGATCCGTGCGCTGATCGGCGAGATTGACTCGTTGGCTGATCAGGTTGCCTGGACGGTGGACCTGACCACGGTGTATGCCGCCCTGTTGTTGACCGTGTTGGCTGATGCCGGCAAGTCGGTGCGCTACCTGGCGGGCCGTGCGGTCTGGCAAGCCTCGGCGGTCTATCGAGGTGGTGAAGCCAAGACCGACGCCAAAGACGCCCGGGTGATCGCTGATCAGTCGCGGATGCGCGGCGATGACTTGCCACTGCTGCATCCCGACGACGATCTGATCACCGAACTGCGGCTGCTCACCGCTCATCGCGCCGACCTGGTCGCTGACCGCACCCGCACGATCAACCGACTGCGCCAACAACTCGTTGCGGTGTGTCCGGCGCTGGAGCGGGCCGCCCAGCTCAGCGCTGACCGGGGCTGGGTAGTGCTGCTGGCGCGCTACCAGCGCCCCAAAGCCATCCGCCAGACCGGTATTTCGCGGCTGACCCGGATCCTGGCCGACGCCGGAGTGCGTAATGCCGCGGCCATTGCGGCGGCTGCGGTGGCGGCCGCCAAAACTCAAACGGTCCGACTGCCCGGCGAACAAGTGGCCGCCGGACTGATCGCTGATCTGGCGCAGGGGGTGATTGCCCTCGATGACCGCATCAAGACCACCGATGCCGACATCGAGGACCGATTTCGCCGCCATCCACTGGCCGAAGTGATCACCAGCATCCCAGGCATGGGATTTCGGCTCGGTGCTGAATTCCTGGCCGCCGTCGGCGATCCCGAACTGATCGGCTCGGCCGACCAGCTCGCCGCCTGGGCCGGGCTCGCACCGGTATCTCGAGATTCGGGAAAACGCACCGGACGACTGCACACCCCCAAGCGCTACAGCCGCCGGCTGCGCCGGGTGATGTACATGTCCGCACTGACCGCCATCCGCTGCGACCCGGCCTCCCGCGCCTACTACCAACGCAAACGAAACCAAGGCAAACGACCCATCCCAGCCACCATCTGCCTGGCCCGACGCCGCACCAACGTCCTCTACGCACTCATCCGCGACAACCGCACCTGGCAACCCGACTCACCCCCGATCACTCAGTCGGCGGCTTGA
- a CDS encoding TetR/AcrR family transcriptional regulator, with product MVTKKSLRWGTATAASRDIARDHLLDAAATSLENKGLPGTTMEDIARQAGVSRATVYRYFPSRESVISGVILRSAERYLRRISARIAAHADLGSAILDFVEVTLRAAHREPIIGLLFGSDDELAGVGLAKGTSVALFELVAEFLRPVFAAHWDQLERGVSVDDASEWILRAILSLLTVEGPRQRSPEGLDAFLRRFLLPPLLTTTRSCADATSTE from the coding sequence ATGGTGACGAAAAAATCGTTGCGATGGGGCACGGCGACCGCCGCGAGCCGCGACATCGCCCGAGACCATCTGCTCGATGCCGCCGCAACGTCCCTCGAGAACAAGGGGCTACCGGGCACCACGATGGAGGACATCGCCAGGCAGGCCGGGGTGTCCCGCGCCACGGTGTATCGCTACTTTCCGAGTCGTGAATCCGTCATTTCCGGTGTTATCTTGCGGTCAGCCGAACGCTACCTCCGCCGCATTAGTGCGCGGATCGCAGCGCATGCCGATTTAGGCTCGGCGATACTGGATTTCGTCGAGGTTACACTCCGTGCGGCCCACCGTGAACCCATAATCGGATTGCTATTCGGCAGTGACGACGAACTCGCCGGCGTAGGGCTGGCCAAGGGTACGTCGGTGGCTTTGTTCGAACTCGTCGCCGAGTTCCTTCGCCCTGTCTTCGCCGCGCACTGGGATCAACTTGAGCGTGGGGTGTCGGTCGACGATGCATCCGAGTGGATACTGCGGGCTATCCTCAGCCTACTCACGGTCGAAGGCCCAAGGCAGCGCAGCCCGGAGGGCCTCGATGCTTTTCTACGAAGATTCCTGCTTCCTCCTCTGCTCACCACCACCCGGTCTTGCGCTGATGCAACAAGTACGGAGTAA
- a CDS encoding PaaI family thioesterase, giving the protein MKFEQFSQEIADELQNAAATAGGLSSYLGFRHTEFAAGRLVVEMDARDDLMTPFGNLHGGCLSAMVDHCLGVVFYPVIPAGSWVATTEFKLNLLQPVSSGVCVAVTEIIALGKRSGVARIDVSNAGRAVCAAQGTVTVVSPRGYSG; this is encoded by the coding sequence ATGAAGTTCGAGCAGTTCAGCCAAGAGATTGCCGACGAGTTGCAGAATGCGGCGGCAACCGCGGGTGGGCTGTCCAGCTACTTGGGATTTCGGCACACCGAATTCGCCGCGGGACGTCTGGTTGTGGAGATGGATGCTCGGGACGACCTGATGACGCCGTTCGGCAACCTGCACGGCGGATGCTTGTCGGCGATGGTAGACCACTGTCTGGGCGTGGTGTTCTATCCGGTTATCCCAGCGGGATCATGGGTGGCCACAACGGAATTCAAGCTAAATCTGCTGCAGCCCGTGTCGAGCGGAGTGTGCGTTGCGGTCACCGAGATCATCGCGCTGGGCAAGCGTAGCGGTGTCGCCAGAATCGATGTCTCCAACGCGGGGCGCGCGGTATGCGCGGCGCAGGGAACCGTGACGGTGGTTAGCCCGAGGGGGTATTCCGGTTGA